One stretch of Syntrophales bacterium DNA includes these proteins:
- the mdh gene encoding malate dehydrogenase: protein MRRKVSVIGSGFVGTMVAQRIAEKNLADVVIVDIIEGLPQGKALDISQSASLEGIDVKITGTNDFSEIKNSRIIVVTAGLARTPGMTREELAGKNGNIIKSVTEQIKEHAPECIIIVVTNPLDVMTQLAWKVSGFPARRVVGMGGILDTARYKLFLAEELNVSIRDIQALVLGGHGDAMVPVEKYTTLNGIPISGLIKPERLQAIIERTKNGGAEIIKLLKTGSAWHAPSSSVIVMVEAILMDSKRMLPAAVYLEGEYGIDGIYIGAPITLGAAGVEEIHEIDLPDDELAALSLSADVVKKTFESLNVL from the coding sequence ATGAGAAGAAAGGTTTCTGTTATCGGATCTGGTTTTGTCGGTACCATGGTTGCTCAGAGAATAGCAGAGAAGAATCTGGCAGATGTTGTCATTGTTGATATTATAGAAGGGCTTCCTCAGGGTAAGGCCCTTGATATCTCACAATCAGCATCGCTTGAAGGGATTGATGTTAAAATAACAGGCACAAATGACTTTTCTGAGATAAAAAATTCTCGGATTATTGTGGTTACAGCAGGGCTTGCCCGAACACCCGGAATGACCCGCGAGGAACTGGCCGGAAAAAACGGAAATATCATAAAATCGGTAACGGAGCAGATAAAAGAACATGCTCCCGAATGCATTATTATTGTGGTTACAAATCCGCTTGATGTCATGACCCAGCTTGCCTGGAAGGTTTCAGGATTTCCTGCACGGAGGGTCGTTGGCATGGGGGGAATTCTCGACACGGCGAGATATAAGTTATTTCTGGCCGAGGAGCTGAATGTGTCAATAAGAGATATTCAGGCCCTTGTGCTGGGAGGTCATGGGGATGCAATGGTGCCGGTTGAAAAATATACAACACTAAACGGCATTCCAATCAGCGGGCTTATAAAACCCGAAAGGCTGCAGGCCATTATTGAAAGAACAAAAAACGGCGGGGCCGAGATCATCAAGCTCCTGAAAACTGGCAGTGCCTGGCATGCCCCCTCTTCTTCCGTCATAGTGATGGTGGAAGCGATACTTATGGACAGCAAGAGAATGCTTCCCGCAGCGGTCTATCTCGAAGGTGAGTACGGTATAGATGGTATTTATATTGGTGCCCCGATAACGTTGGGTGCAGCGGGTGTAGAGGAAATACATGAAATAGACCTTCCTGACGATGAATTGGCCGCCCTCAGCCTGTCAGCGGATGTTGTAAAGAAAACATTTGAAAGTTTGAATGTTCTATGA
- a CDS encoding TIGR03960 family B12-binding radical SAM protein, which yields MSSKLDEDIFTLVEKPSRYIGGEVNSAKKNKSECRLSFALAFPDTYEVGMSHLGLQILYSILNSVPEISAERVYAPWPDMEFQMRKNNIMLSSLESRAPLKNFDIVGFSLQYELSYTNVLNMLELGGIPIYARDRKKETPLVIAGGPCTFNPAPVTDFFDAFVIGEGEEVVIEISRAVIKGKKRRYSREQLLESIAQIKGVYIPAIHTNGERVKKRIVPDINQWLVPLRPVVPLMNTIHDRVTLEIARGCTRGCRFCQAGMVWRPVRERTPEVLGKMADEMLCSTGHNELSLLSLSSGDYSMIEYLLPELMNRYYDKRVALALPSMRVETLTRELIDEIKRVRKTSFTLAPEAGTQRLRNVINKGNTAENLLTTTRNVFGAGWRSMKLYFMLGLPGERKEDLKGIADLAYQVLREGENRRQVTVSLSTFVPKPHTPFQWCRQISLEEILERQEFLKKAIRNRNIKIKWHDGRMSLLEGVFSRGDEKLGTLLENAFRLGCRFDGWSDQFKFDLWEEAMRETGIRVEDYLRERHITERLPWDRIDCGISRDFLTKELQKSLGEELTADCRFGACHQCGICDHHTIRNIIAKDDAGTVGKQEVGPAKEKSPRQPERLRIKFAKEGVSRLLSHLEVSSALSRGIKRGGLSFIYSKGFHPHPKMSFTFATSVGMESLGEYVDIQVESPGENIKNVVQNINSFLPSGLRILNVREIPPDTDSLSKVIKGFKYEVVLPEKIPLEKGRLLDEKIETFFKSDEFIILREKKRKQTRRNIRPIVNTLFFDREDSRIKMSLLFGKDGGVKPSEILVEVLGMGSDLAKMARTIKTDTIFHDSSQDISEKRHLQAAG from the coding sequence ATGAGCTCTAAACTGGATGAAGACATCTTTACCCTGGTTGAAAAACCGAGCAGGTATATCGGGGGAGAGGTAAATTCTGCGAAGAAAAATAAATCGGAGTGCAGACTGAGTTTTGCGCTTGCATTTCCGGATACCTATGAGGTGGGAATGTCTCACCTCGGTTTGCAGATACTCTATTCTATACTGAACAGCGTCCCGGAGATTTCTGCAGAGAGAGTTTACGCCCCCTGGCCGGACATGGAATTCCAGATGAGGAAAAACAATATCATGCTCTCCTCTCTTGAATCACGTGCTCCCTTGAAGAATTTCGATATCGTCGGATTTTCCCTTCAGTATGAACTGTCCTACACAAACGTTCTGAACATGCTGGAGCTTGGGGGTATCCCGATATATGCCAGGGACAGGAAAAAGGAAACCCCTCTGGTCATTGCGGGAGGACCATGTACCTTTAATCCCGCGCCGGTCACCGACTTTTTTGATGCCTTTGTCATCGGGGAGGGAGAAGAGGTGGTCATCGAAATCTCCCGCGCTGTGATTAAAGGTAAGAAAAGAAGGTACAGCAGGGAACAGCTTCTCGAGTCGATAGCCCAAATTAAAGGGGTTTACATCCCCGCCATACATACTAATGGGGAAAGAGTAAAAAAGAGGATTGTACCCGATATTAACCAATGGCTAGTGCCCTTGAGACCGGTGGTTCCTTTAATGAATACGATTCACGACCGTGTTACCCTGGAGATAGCGAGGGGTTGTACCCGTGGCTGTCGATTCTGTCAGGCGGGGATGGTCTGGCGACCTGTCAGGGAGAGGACACCGGAAGTTCTGGGAAAGATGGCAGATGAGATGCTCTGTTCAACAGGGCACAACGAATTATCACTCCTGTCGCTGAGCTCCGGCGATTATTCTATGATCGAATATCTCCTTCCCGAATTGATGAACCGTTATTATGATAAAAGAGTGGCTTTGGCTCTCCCGTCGATGAGGGTGGAGACCCTTACCCGGGAATTGATCGATGAGATAAAGCGGGTCAGAAAAACGAGCTTTACCTTAGCGCCGGAGGCAGGGACGCAGAGACTGCGAAACGTGATAAACAAGGGCAATACTGCAGAGAACCTTCTTACCACCACGAGAAATGTCTTTGGTGCGGGCTGGAGATCAATGAAGTTGTATTTTATGCTGGGGCTTCCCGGTGAAAGGAAGGAAGACTTAAAGGGTATAGCTGACCTCGCATACCAGGTACTTCGAGAGGGGGAAAACAGACGACAGGTTACAGTGAGCCTTTCCACTTTTGTACCAAAACCACACACACCGTTTCAGTGGTGCAGGCAGATAAGTCTGGAAGAGATACTGGAAAGGCAGGAGTTCCTTAAAAAGGCTATTCGGAACAGAAATATAAAGATAAAATGGCATGACGGACGGATGAGCCTCCTTGAGGGAGTCTTTTCGAGGGGAGACGAAAAGCTGGGGACCTTGTTGGAAAATGCCTTCCGCCTTGGATGCCGCTTCGACGGCTGGAGCGACCAGTTTAAGTTTGATCTGTGGGAAGAGGCCATGAGGGAGACAGGCATCAGAGTCGAGGATTACCTGCGGGAACGGCACATTACAGAGAGACTTCCCTGGGATCGAATAGACTGCGGTATAAGCAGGGATTTTTTGACGAAAGAACTCCAGAAATCACTGGGAGAAGAATTGACGGCAGACTGCCGTTTCGGGGCATGCCATCAGTGCGGTATCTGTGACCATCATACAATAAGAAACATTATAGCGAAGGACGATGCCGGCACCGTCGGAAAGCAAGAAGTAGGGCCGGCAAAAGAGAAATCCCCCAGGCAGCCAGAGAGATTGAGGATTAAATTTGCCAAGGAGGGAGTCTCCCGCCTTCTGTCCCATCTTGAGGTTTCCTCTGCGCTTAGCAGAGGAATAAAGAGAGGCGGCCTTTCCTTCATATATTCGAAAGGTTTTCATCCTCATCCAAAGATGTCCTTTACGTTTGCTACATCGGTAGGAATGGAAAGTCTGGGCGAGTATGTTGATATTCAGGTTGAAAGTCCGGGAGAAAATATTAAAAATGTCGTTCAAAATATAAATTCCTTCCTCCCTTCCGGGTTAAGAATTCTTAATGTCAGAGAAATACCGCCGGATACCGATTCATTGTCCAAGGTTATAAAGGGGTTCAAATATGAGGTTGTTCTTCCCGAGAAAATCCCTTTGGAAAAGGGGAGATTGTTAGATGAAAAGATAGAAACCTTCTTTAAGTCGGATGAGTTTATTATATTACGGGAAAAGAAAAGAAAGCAGACGAGAAGAAACATACGTCCCATAGTCAACACACTTTTTTTCGACAGGGAAGACAGCAGGATCAAAATGTCGCTGCTGTTCGGAAAAGACGGGGGAGTTAAACCATCTGAAATACTCGTAGAGGTTCTTGGCATGGGCAGCGATTTAGCAAAGATGGCACGGACAATAAAGACTGACACCATCTTTCATGACAGTTCACAGGATATTTCCGAAAAACGGCATTTACAGGCAGCCGGTTAA
- the rpmG gene encoding 50S ribosomal protein L33, with protein MRNIITLACTECKQRNYTTTKNKRTMQDRLELKKYCKFCRVHTVHRETK; from the coding sequence ATGAGAAATATAATTACGTTGGCTTGTACGGAATGCAAGCAAAGAAATTATACAACAACGAAGAACAAGAGAACGATGCAGGATCGTCTTGAGTTAAAAAAATATTGTAAATTTTGCCGGGTCCACACTGTTCACAGGGAAACGAAGTAG
- the secE gene encoding preprotein translocase subunit SecE, with product MNRIQKIRQFLKEAKVELKKVVWPTPKQAFASTSIVVILTFIVSIFLGIVDFGLTKILKLFMG from the coding sequence ATGAATAGAATACAAAAAATAAGACAGTTTTTGAAAGAGGCAAAGGTTGAGCTTAAAAAGGTTGTATGGCCGACACCAAAGCAGGCTTTCGCCTCCACGTCTATCGTCGTTATCCTCACTTTCATTGTGTCTATCTTTCTCGGCATCGTGGATTTTGGGCTTACTAAAATATTGAAATTATTCATGGGTTAA
- the nusG gene encoding transcription termination/antitermination protein NusG: MAFKWYVIHTYSGFENKVKLSMQERIETAGMQKYFSDILVPEEDVVELVSGNKKTSKRKFFPCYILVRMEMNDEAWHIVNNTPKVTGFVGSKDKPTPIPDEDVELLKTRIDEGTLKPKPKYEFEVGDQVRIIDGPFTNFDGMVDEVKPEKGKLRVIVSIFGRSTPVELDFIQVAQN; the protein is encoded by the coding sequence ATGGCCTTTAAATGGTATGTCATTCACACATATTCGGGGTTTGAAAACAAGGTGAAGCTTTCCATGCAGGAGAGAATAGAAACTGCTGGTATGCAGAAGTATTTCTCTGATATTCTTGTGCCTGAAGAGGACGTCGTCGAACTGGTTAGCGGGAACAAAAAAACCTCCAAAAGGAAATTTTTCCCCTGTTATATACTTGTGAGAATGGAGATGAACGATGAAGCCTGGCATATAGTGAATAATACTCCTAAAGTTACAGGATTTGTCGGAAGTAAAGATAAGCCGACTCCGATACCGGATGAAGATGTTGAATTACTGAAGACCAGGATAGATGAAGGAACCTTGAAACCGAAACCCAAATATGAGTTTGAAGTTGGAGATCAGGTCAGAATTATAGACGGTCCATTTACGAACTTTGACGGGATGGTTGACGAGGTTAAACCAGAGAAGGGGAAATTAAGAGTTATTGTTAGTATTTTTGGTAGGTCAACGCCTGTGGAATTAGATTTCATACAGGTTGCCCAGAATTAA
- the rplK gene encoding 50S ribosomal protein L11, translating into MAKKVIASIKLQIQAGKASPSPPIGPALGQHGVNIMEFCKAYNAMTQNQEGMVIPALITVYADRSFTFVTKTPPTSVLLKQAAKIAKGSGDPKREKVGTVTAKQVKEIAELKYNDLNALDMSGAEKIVKGTARSMGIEIAE; encoded by the coding sequence ATGGCAAAAAAGGTTATAGCAAGCATAAAACTTCAAATTCAGGCGGGGAAAGCTTCTCCGTCACCACCTATAGGGCCGGCCCTGGGTCAACATGGAGTAAATATTATGGAGTTCTGCAAGGCATATAATGCCATGACGCAGAACCAGGAAGGAATGGTTATACCCGCACTAATAACTGTATATGCTGATAGATCCTTTACATTCGTTACCAAAACGCCGCCGACTTCTGTTCTTCTCAAGCAGGCAGCCAAAATAGCGAAGGGGTCCGGAGATCCAAAAAGAGAAAAGGTAGGGACAGTAACAGCCAAACAGGTGAAGGAGATTGCCGAGTTAAAATATAATGACCTGAATGCCCTGGATATGTCGGGAGCTGAAAAAATTGTGAAGGGAACGGCAAGATCAATGGGAATTGAAATTGCAGAATAG
- the rplA gene encoding 50S ribosomal protein L1 — MPKEGKSFLKAKERVESGKKYVLKEALELLVSTSRVKFDETVDVAIRLGVNPRHADQMVRGSVVLPNGLGKSVRVLVFAKGDKEKEALDAGADIVGSDDIIEKIKGGWFEFDRVVATPDMMGSVGKLGKLLGPRGLMPNPKVGTVTFDVGTVVKELKAGKIEFRVEKAGIVHSPVGKVSFGVDKLLENILTLAETIVKLKPASSKGTYLKNISLSTTMGPGIKVDPLNVRNLFI; from the coding sequence ATGCCTAAGGAAGGTAAAAGTTTTTTAAAAGCTAAAGAGAGGGTTGAATCTGGAAAGAAATATGTTCTGAAGGAAGCTTTGGAACTGCTTGTGAGCACCTCGAGGGTAAAGTTTGATGAAACTGTCGATGTAGCTATCAGGTTAGGTGTGAATCCAAGGCATGCCGATCAGATGGTTAGAGGAAGCGTGGTTCTTCCTAACGGCTTGGGGAAGTCTGTAAGAGTGTTGGTTTTTGCAAAGGGTGACAAAGAAAAGGAAGCTCTTGATGCAGGAGCTGATATTGTTGGCTCTGATGACATAATTGAAAAAATAAAAGGGGGTTGGTTTGAGTTTGACAGAGTTGTTGCTACACCTGATATGATGGGTAGTGTGGGAAAACTTGGGAAACTCCTAGGCCCGCGTGGGTTGATGCCGAATCCGAAAGTTGGTACAGTAACCTTTGATGTAGGAACAGTTGTAAAAGAACTCAAGGCGGGCAAGATTGAGTTCAGAGTAGAAAAAGCAGGAATTGTGCATAGTCCAGTAGGAAAGGTTTCTTTTGGGGTAGATAAATTATTGGAAAACATTTTAACATTAGCAGAAACTATCGTGAAACTGAAACCGGCATCGAGTAAGGGAACTTATCTGAAAAACATATCACTTTCTACCACTATGGGTCCAGGGATAAAGGTGGATCCCCTGAATGTCAGAAATCTTTTCATATGA
- the rplJ gene encoding 50S ribosomal protein L10, which produces MDRKTKELVVADLHDKIKDVKLAVLVDYSGLNVEQITSLRNELRKSATELRVSKNTLLGIASKGTDFSILEEYFKGPLAIAMSYGDEIAPTKALVNFAKGKNTLEIKAGMLEGKFLSKEEIGVLAALPSRDVLVGKLLSILVATQALLVNVLNGVPRSFVQVLDAYRVKK; this is translated from the coding sequence TTGGATCGAAAAACTAAAGAGCTGGTTGTTGCTGATCTTCATGATAAAATTAAAGATGTTAAACTGGCGGTTCTGGTGGATTATAGTGGTTTAAATGTTGAGCAGATTACCTCATTAAGAAATGAGCTGCGTAAATCCGCGACCGAGTTAAGGGTGTCAAAGAATACCCTTCTTGGAATCGCTTCTAAGGGTACCGATTTTAGTATTCTTGAAGAGTATTTCAAGGGGCCGCTCGCCATTGCCATGAGTTATGGAGATGAAATTGCGCCGACAAAAGCACTGGTTAATTTTGCCAAAGGGAAAAATACGCTGGAAATTAAGGCCGGGATGTTGGAGGGCAAGTTTTTAAGTAAGGAAGAGATAGGTGTTCTGGCTGCGCTTCCAAGCAGGGATGTTCTTGTTGGAAAGCTTCTCTCCATACTGGTAGCAACACAAGCTTTGCTGGTTAATGTGCTAAATGGTGTTCCGAGAAGCTTTGTTCAAGTTCTTGATGCTTATCGGGTAAAGAAATAA
- the rplL gene encoding 50S ribosomal protein L7/L12, producing MADEKVEKEKVTKEKTTKEKTTKEDVIKFIEDMTVLELSQLVKELEEKFGVSAAAPVSVAAVAPGSEQVVQEEEKSEFDVILSGFGDQKIQVIKVVRALTGLGLKEAKNLVDGVPKPVKEAVSKDEADNVKKKLEEVGASVEIK from the coding sequence ATGGCAGATGAAAAGGTAGAAAAAGAGAAGGTAACAAAAGAGAAAACAACAAAAGAGAAAACAACAAAAGAAGATGTTATAAAATTTATTGAAGATATGACAGTTCTTGAGTTGTCACAACTCGTAAAGGAATTGGAAGAAAAGTTTGGTGTGTCCGCGGCTGCGCCAGTGTCTGTCGCTGCTGTGGCTCCAGGGTCAGAACAGGTAGTCCAGGAAGAAGAGAAGAGTGAATTTGATGTTATACTCTCCGGTTTTGGTGACCAGAAGATCCAGGTTATAAAGGTTGTCAGGGCCTTGACAGGTTTGGGATTGAAAGAAGCTAAAAATTTGGTAGATGGTGTGCCGAAGCCGGTTAAAGAGGCTGTTTCGAAGGATGAGGCTGATAATGTTAAGAAGAAACTGGAAGAGGTAGGAGCCAGCGTGGAGATTAAGTAA
- the rpoB gene encoding DNA-directed RNA polymerase subunit beta: protein MDGFRKNFGRIKKIVDIPNLIDIQTKSYEKFLQRDIIPDERDNSGLQGTFKSVFPISDFSGQCSLEFVSYKIGDVRYDVKECLQKGMTYAAPLKIVVRLVVFDVDRDSERKTIRDIKEQEIYFGEIPLMTDNGTFIVNGTERVIVSQLHRSPGIFFDHDKGKTHTSGKLIYSARIIPIRGSWLDLEFDSKDFLYVRIDRRRKMPVTILLKAMGNSTQDLLGYFHNIEKVFLEDGQAFMAVDEFLVDERAPEDIKDKKTGEVVVKKGRKISKAALKKLAGLNIGRMSISDEVLVGKMLSSDVLDPETEEVLLHCNSELTVEGLELVREKGVRELRVISLDEDGISSAMRDTFLIDKVETEEDAIIEIYRRLRPSNPPTLETARRFFNSLFFNPDSYNLSNVGRAKMNYKLGLDVPTDVTVLRNEDILKAVKYLIDLKNGVGDCSIDDIDHLGNRRARSVGELIENQYRIGLVRMERAIKEKMSLQDVETMMPHDLINAKPVLAVVNEFFGSSQLSQFMDQTNPLSEVTHKRRLSALGPGGLTRERAGFEVRDVHSSHYGRICPIETPEGPNIGLIVSLSTYARVNEFGFIETPYRVVRNGKVSNDIEYLTAMEEEKFIIAEADTPLDSRGSFKDKLISSRRGEDFVMAMPDEVELMDVSPNQLVSVAAGLIPFLEHDDANRALMGSNMQRQAVPLVKPEYPLVGTGMESVIARDSGAVIIAKRSGVVKSVDASRIVIECDNEGETQFDTGVDIYNLTKFQRSNQDTCFNHKAIVNVGDRADRGAVIADGPATNNGELALGRNVMVAFMSWGGYNYEDSILISERVVKEDIYTSIHIEEFDTVARDTKLGKEEITRDIPNVGEETLRNLDESGMVRIGVSVKPGDVLVGKITPKGETQLSPEEKLLRAIFGEKAGDVRDTSLRVPPGVEGIVIDAKTFTRKGTEKDRRSQIIEDEEIGRLLKDRDDEIRIIADNVKREISSLLIGKTSATKLVDPKKKKRFLKKGEEITGEVLEIIPFSLWKEISLLEEDVLNEKIESIFVNFSKKIELVEAFFEGKIDKFKTGDELSPGVIKMVKVYVAIKRKLSVGDKMAGRHGNKGVLSRILPEEDMPFFEDGTPVDIVLNPLGVPSRMNVGQILETHLGWAAKELGDKINSLLNIKYSMDNLKKEVKEIYASPQFDAFIDGATDEEIKRFVDRLKNGIPMATPVFDGACEDDIKNMLKLADLPESGQTMLFDGRTGEPFDQEVTVGMIYMLKLHHLVDSKIHARSIGPYSLVTQQPLGGKAQFGGQRLGEMEVWAMEAYGAAYALQEFLTVKSDDVAGRTRVYESIVKGEHKFEAGIPESFNVLVKELQGLCLDVELIEEEKN, encoded by the coding sequence ATGGACGGGTTTAGAAAAAATTTTGGTCGTATTAAAAAAATAGTTGATATCCCAAATCTTATTGATATCCAGACAAAGTCATATGAGAAGTTCCTCCAGAGGGATATAATTCCCGACGAGAGGGATAATTCGGGTCTGCAGGGTACCTTTAAGAGTGTTTTCCCCATTTCGGATTTCAGCGGTCAGTGTTCTTTGGAATTTGTAAGTTACAAAATAGGGGATGTCAGATACGATGTGAAAGAGTGCCTTCAGAAGGGCATGACCTATGCGGCTCCTCTGAAGATTGTGGTTAGGCTTGTTGTTTTTGATGTTGACCGGGATAGTGAGCGAAAGACAATCAGGGATATCAAGGAACAGGAGATTTACTTTGGTGAGATACCATTGATGACAGATAATGGCACTTTTATTGTCAATGGTACGGAGCGGGTTATAGTCAGCCAGCTTCACAGATCCCCCGGTATCTTTTTTGATCATGACAAGGGCAAGACACATACAAGCGGAAAACTAATATATTCAGCAAGGATTATTCCAATCAGGGGTTCCTGGCTCGATCTTGAATTTGATTCCAAGGATTTTCTTTATGTTAGGATAGACAGAAGAAGAAAAATGCCCGTGACTATCCTTTTGAAGGCTATGGGAAACTCTACCCAGGATCTGCTTGGCTATTTTCATAATATTGAAAAAGTATTTCTGGAGGATGGCCAGGCTTTTATGGCGGTGGATGAGTTTCTCGTTGATGAGAGAGCCCCGGAAGATATTAAGGATAAAAAGACCGGTGAAGTTGTCGTAAAAAAGGGCAGGAAAATATCGAAAGCGGCTTTGAAAAAACTCGCGGGATTAAATATAGGTCGAATGTCGATAAGTGATGAAGTCCTTGTTGGAAAGATGCTCTCATCGGACGTATTGGATCCTGAAACAGAAGAGGTTTTATTGCACTGCAATAGCGAATTGACTGTGGAAGGGTTGGAATTAGTTCGAGAAAAAGGGGTCAGGGAACTACGGGTTATTAGTCTTGACGAAGATGGAATAAGTTCTGCCATGAGGGATACTTTCCTGATTGATAAGGTTGAGACGGAAGAAGACGCGATAATTGAAATATACAGGAGACTCCGACCAAGCAATCCACCCACTCTGGAAACGGCACGCAGGTTTTTCAATAGTCTCTTTTTCAATCCTGATAGCTATAATCTTTCTAATGTGGGCAGAGCCAAGATGAATTATAAACTTGGCCTGGATGTCCCTACGGATGTAACGGTGTTACGGAATGAGGATATTCTGAAGGCAGTTAAATATCTTATTGATCTCAAGAATGGAGTGGGAGATTGCAGTATTGATGACATTGATCATTTAGGTAACAGAAGGGCCAGATCTGTTGGAGAACTTATCGAAAATCAGTACAGGATAGGCTTGGTCAGAATGGAGCGGGCCATTAAAGAGAAGATGAGTCTTCAGGATGTGGAAACCATGATGCCCCATGATTTAATAAATGCTAAACCTGTTTTGGCCGTTGTTAATGAGTTTTTTGGGAGTAGTCAGTTGTCACAGTTTATGGATCAGACGAATCCGCTTTCAGAAGTTACGCACAAAAGGAGGTTATCCGCCCTTGGCCCAGGGGGACTTACCAGGGAGCGGGCGGGCTTTGAAGTGAGAGATGTGCATTCATCTCACTATGGCCGGATATGTCCTATTGAGACCCCCGAGGGGCCAAATATAGGCCTTATTGTTTCTCTTAGTACCTACGCAAGGGTGAACGAATTCGGTTTTATAGAAACTCCGTACAGGGTGGTAAGAAACGGGAAAGTCTCGAATGATATTGAATACTTGACAGCAATGGAGGAAGAAAAATTTATTATCGCCGAGGCGGATACCCCTCTCGATTCAAGGGGAAGCTTTAAGGATAAGCTTATCTCTTCGAGGAGGGGGGAGGACTTTGTCATGGCCATGCCTGATGAAGTTGAGCTTATGGATGTATCTCCCAATCAACTTGTAAGTGTTGCCGCAGGACTTATCCCCTTCTTGGAACATGATGATGCCAACCGTGCCCTGATGGGTTCCAATATGCAGCGACAGGCGGTTCCGCTTGTAAAACCTGAATATCCTCTTGTGGGTACGGGGATGGAGTCAGTTATTGCGCGGGATTCTGGTGCTGTTATTATAGCTAAAAGGTCTGGCGTTGTGAAGAGCGTTGATGCGTCAAGGATTGTAATTGAATGTGATAATGAGGGGGAAACCCAGTTTGATACAGGAGTTGATATATATAACCTGACCAAGTTTCAGCGTTCAAATCAGGATACATGTTTCAATCATAAGGCTATTGTAAACGTAGGAGATAGAGCAGACAGAGGAGCGGTGATAGCCGATGGGCCTGCAACCAATAATGGAGAACTGGCACTGGGGAGAAACGTCATGGTCGCCTTTATGTCCTGGGGAGGATATAATTATGAAGACTCTATCTTGATCAGTGAAAGAGTGGTGAAAGAGGACATTTATACGTCTATACATATTGAAGAATTTGACACGGTCGCCAGGGACACTAAATTGGGCAAGGAGGAAATCACCAGAGATATTCCCAATGTAGGGGAGGAAACCCTGCGGAATCTGGATGAAAGCGGGATGGTTCGTATAGGAGTATCGGTGAAACCAGGAGATGTTCTGGTCGGTAAGATTACCCCAAAAGGGGAAACACAACTGTCTCCGGAGGAAAAACTGCTTCGGGCCATATTCGGCGAGAAGGCCGGCGATGTCAGGGACACATCTCTGCGTGTTCCCCCTGGAGTTGAGGGTATAGTTATAGATGCAAAGACATTTACCCGTAAGGGGACGGAGAAAGATCGCAGATCGCAAATTATAGAAGACGAAGAGATAGGACGTTTACTCAAGGACAGAGATGATGAAATCAGGATTATTGCCGATAATGTTAAGCGGGAGATTTCAAGCTTACTCATCGGAAAGACTTCTGCAACGAAGCTGGTTGATCCTAAAAAGAAAAAGAGATTTTTAAAAAAGGGAGAAGAGATTACCGGAGAAGTCCTGGAGATTATACCATTTAGTCTCTGGAAGGAAATATCGCTGTTAGAAGAAGATGTGTTGAATGAGAAGATAGAAAGTATCTTTGTGAATTTTTCTAAAAAAATAGAGTTGGTGGAGGCTTTTTTTGAGGGAAAGATAGATAAATTCAAAACTGGAGATGAACTTTCCCCGGGAGTAATCAAGATGGTTAAGGTTTATGTGGCCATAAAAAGGAAGCTTTCTGTTGGTGATAAGATGGCGGGAAGACATGGTAATAAGGGAGTGCTATCCAGGATACTTCCAGAGGAAGACATGCCTTTTTTTGAGGACGGTACTCCTGTTGATATAGTCTTGAATCCCTTGGGAGTGCCCTCACGTATGAATGTGGGGCAGATCCTCGAGACTCATCTCGGATGGGCTGCAAAAGAATTGGGAGACAAGATAAATTCTTTGCTAAATATAAAATACAGCATGGATAACCTGAAGAAAGAAGTTAAAGAGATATACGCCTCTCCTCAATTTGACGCTTTTATAGATGGGGCGACTGATGAGGAAATCAAGAGATTTGTCGACAGACTTAAGAATGGCATTCCTATGGCGACACCTGTTTTTGATGGTGCCTGTGAGGATGATATAAAGAATATGCTTAAATTGGCTGATCTTCCGGAAAGTGGCCAGACGATGCTCTTTGATGGCAGGACTGGAGAGCCTTTTGACCAGGAGGTTACAGTAGGAATGATTTATATGCTGAAGCTTCACCATCTCGTTGACAGTAAGATTCATGCCAGGTCAATTGGGCCTTATTCTCTTGTTACTCAGCAGCCTCTCGGGGGTAAAGCGCAGTTTGGCGGCCAGAGGTTGGGTGAGATGGAGGTCTGGGCGATGGAGGCCTATGGTGCTGCGTATGCGTTGCAGGAGTTTCTTACCGTTAAATCGGATGATGTAGCTGGCAGAACAAGAGTATATGAATCCATTGTTAAAGGGGAACATAAATTTGAAGCGGGGATTCCTGAATCCTTTAATGTTCTCGTCAAGGAATTGCAGGGTCTTTGTCTCGATGTGGAGTTAATTGAGGAAGAGAAGAATTAG